GCATGCACGATCTGAACATGGCCCTGCGCCATGCCGACAAGACCATCTTCCTGAAGGATGGAGACATTCACGCCATGGGCACGCCAGGCTGCGTGACCCCGGAGATCATCCACGAAGTCTACGGCCTGCCGGTGCACATCCATCGCATTGACGGCCGTTCCATAGTCATCCCTCAAAACTGAAAAAGGAGTAGTGCATGCCCTGCCGGATTTCACCTGAACAGATAGACGCGACCATCGCCTTTCACGGCCACAGCTGCCCGGGGCTGGCCATCGGCATCCGTGCCGCTGAGCTGGCCCTGCGCGAGCTGGACAACCCCAAAGACACGGAGATCGTGGCCGTGGTCGAGACGGACATGTGCGGTGTGGACGCCTTGCAGTTTTTGCTGGGTACGACCATGGGCAAGGGAAATCTGATCCACCGCGATCACGGCAAGATGGCCTTTTCCTTTTTCCGCCGCGAGACGGGTCGGGGCGTGAGAGCCTTGCTTAATCCTGACTCTCGCCGGGGCATGGACGACGAGATGGCCGAATTGATGAAGAAGACCGGCAGTGGCAAGGCCACCGAAGCGGAAAAAATGCGGATGGAAGAACTTCGCGCCAGCCTGCAGCACCGTTTCATGACCCTTCCATTGGACGAGATGTTTCAGGTGACAAAGATGGACCAGGGCGCGCCCAGGCCCCCCCGGATACTGCAGAGCATGGTCT
This DNA window, taken from Desulfomicrobium sp. ZS1, encodes the following:
- a CDS encoding FmdE family protein, with amino-acid sequence MPCRISPEQIDATIAFHGHSCPGLAIGIRAAELALRELDNPKDTEIVAVVETDMCGVDALQFLLGTTMGKGNLIHRDHGKMAFSFFRRETGRGVRALLNPDSRRGMDDEMAELMKKTGSGKATEAEKMRMEELRASLQHRFMTLPLDEMFQVTKMDQGAPRPPRILQSMVCEHCGETTMESRTRRFAGQTLCIPCFQMVEQKI